The Calliopsis andreniformis isolate RMS-2024a chromosome 10, iyCalAndr_principal, whole genome shotgun sequence nucleotide sequence TATCTATGTAGTTCGTGAAGGTAGGACGCTGGACAGTGGGCCTCCTGCTAGTCTTAGGTCATTGTGCACTGCATACAACTGCCCCCCTATAGCTCCGCCACTACTTCCACTtctgtttttaataaaaaaaatcgaGTTATAAAGTCAtcttttattaatttctttttctaactagaataatattttccttattttatttaaaagccTATTCCTCGCTTTAAAGTTTAAAGCTTAAACTTGATATCAAACTATCGTGAGTGTATTTAAGAAACTACTGTATACTACAGGTACTATATTCATCATGATgctaattttaaaattaattttcttgaaACAGATATTATTGTCCagaattaaaataatataattatctTTTCTAGACGCTTCTTCTTAGTAAATCCTATTTTGAGAAGCAGcgattaaaattcataataaaagaGCGACCTTCAAGTTCATGTATACATCACAATGCATCACGATTGCAACAATAGACAAACATTTTCCTTTATCGCTGCACAACACGTAAATCAAGTTCGTATGGAAAATCGGCGCATGGAGTTTAATTAGCGCATTCTGATTATGCGAAACGTGTTACACAATAGACGACTTTGGCTTATTAATACTGTTACATAATTTTGCATACATAAATATGAAGGAAACTCAGATACAGGAAGTTTTTATTTACGAGAAAGTAGAGAAATGAGATCAAATTTGAGTTATTAATAACGCTTCTTTGATACAGCATgaagttttaaataattttaaactggaaatttttttcaaatagaAATGAAGATATTTTTAAAGGTTTTTACCGACATGAAACTTTCTTCAATCATGTCTTAGTTTTTCTAATTGTAAAAACAATTTCATATTGTTTTGAGAATAATATATAAACTATTTGATTGAAATAATCTTGTATTACtagagaaatgaagaataacaaaaagctttcagaattttcaataattataatcaattaatcattataattactataattattatataactAAGCAGATTCTCTATAAATAGTTTGATTTTCATGATTTGAAAACGATATTTTTATTGGAACAGTTGCTTTATATACTAGTGATCCATTTTTAGCAACGGCAGAAAGATACCTacatattttagaaaatttaattaGATTTGTAGAAAATAGCGTACAGAAATTTATATACTACttaatttatatagtattaataATCTTCCCTCAGAAGTAAAGTAATTGCAAGTATcgctaaaaaatatatttttcatcaaCCTTTTGTCTTATGATTTAGAGTAATACTTTCTGAGACAAAGTCGCTACCTCTTATTTGTGCTTTcccgtattttctgctttaatGTAACACACGTTGAGACTACATAATTTCCACAAACAACCTACATTAGGAAGAGGGCTATAATTGATATGTATTGGATTTTAATCGATATGTAGTCAAAGAAAAGGATCATCATCTCATATTAAGAAGTTATACCAGtatattttattcaaattaaataatactttaattttgtaattactggaaaatataaaatattcccATATTGATCAGTACTTTAATAAGCTTATGATATTTTTATGTATGATAtagaattactatattattagattcttatatatatatatatgcgcAACTGGAAAAAGTTATATCTATTTCTTgattgaaattaaaagaaaatgttAGAGGCAAAAGATGGCTAAATGAATGGTTCTAAAAGGACTATATTTTTACGAATTTTTTTTTACAAGTGTAATAATTCATCTGCATGCtgtaatttttaaatgaaaacatGCCCTTGTTTGCATAAATTGAATCACTTTTTAATTCTATATTAAAAAGTATACACTAAGAgatataaaagaaatattaatgcgagatattttgaaataatatctttattataagagATGCTTCCTCCACACATTTTTCACATTCCACGCAACAcctccgaagaataaaatgtttCTAAATACATATGCATCTGCTTCTGTTATGAAAATAAAGTATAATGGATATGTACATCTTCTTTAATAAGAACATTTTTTACAAAGTACCTTGTGAAATAATCATTTTCCGGCCGTGTTATTTACTAACAATAATTGCCTATTTTCAACCTACTTTCTTTATCTTTTTACGTAAAATAGGAAAATGATTTGATTTATGCAAAAAAATGTGAATTTCTTTCCATTAAAAGAAAATGTTGCAACTATAAAATGCACACACATTATTGCACttgtaaaaaatatatagtCGTGAAAATAGAGTCTTTATCGAACCATTTACGTTTTTTTTCTAACCATTTTCTTCTAATTTTAGCCAAAGAAAAGATATGACCTGTTTCAGTTGAATGAATCACCTTATTTAacaaaattattgtaaaattatattatatgtacacatataaaatatacaccTAATACTTCTGCCACCTGCTTAATAAAACAGTGCTACCGTTTCAAGAATTCCTACCTAAATTAGCCAAGTACTGGTAAAGGCACAATACTGCAACAATTATTTTCCTTTTTAGGAAAAAAACGTAGACTGCTCACCTAATCATAATATCTCTCCTCGAAACGATCCCAAATCGGCAGAAGCTCATTCAGCGTGGAGGGTCACTACCTGTTCCTACACACTTCCGGGCAGCACTTTTATTTCTTCTCGCGAAGGGAGACGTCGATGGCGAGATAACTGAATCACTACGAGGGGGTCAGTTCACGGCGAGTACGTCTGCTAATCTGTCAGCAACCGTCTCAGGGACGTCACATGGGACCGCGAAATCAGGCTTCCCACTCCTCTGCCCTGGTACGATTGAAAAAAGGTGCTCCACGCATGACCGAGGATGGCTGACCGCGGAAGCAATAAAATCGTTAATTAACATGTTTCCTACCATAGTAAATTGGACAAAGATCTACAATATATACTTCGTTTTATGTGTTTCTAGGGGAGGAAACTATAGATCTCCGCTTAATAATAAACAAGAGGGGAAGAATTTCATTTCTTTCTTGTGTGATAGAAAGCTGGTATTGTCAGATATGTGGTATGCGTTTAAATAATATACAAAAGTATAAATAGAAGTatattacatatatgtatatgtaaatcTGTTAAAGCCATTCTTAGCGTCCAGATCTTCCACCCTAGCTCCAATTGAAGAAAAACAAATTCCTTTGGAAGGTCTTCGCCTATAGTTCTCATTCATTAACTGTCCCTTAGCTTTTTAAGCTCCTTAGATACCTGTAAGTTACCGATGCTGCCCATTGTTTTTTTACCTCTGCGTAAATTTGTACCTGATTTTCTTTCTTTATAAGTTTATAACTCCTAGCTTTGTTTAGCTAAATCCTGCTGATGGGGGCCCTACGAAAAGAAGAACTGAAGAAGAGAGATCGGGTGCCCTCTGCACCCCTACTCACGCCCTGACCGAGCTAAATTACTATAGAAGACTTTATCCACTTTAGGCACTGACCGTCAGGCAATCATCCTATTGCCGTGCCATAGTGTCATGAATGACGGTAAGAAAAGGTAGAGCCTGTTGCCATGAGTTCCCCTGAAACGCCGCTCACTCTCTGGGTATTCCCACGGTCCACTTTGTCTGAAGAAACAATGCTAAACGATAGTTTCCACAGGTCCCATGACTCGTGTTCCCTCTTCGCGCCCGAAAGAGGAGAAATACTTAGTAGCAATTTGTGGTTGAAAAGTCTGATGCAGATCTGTGGGCCATAGAGTGCACGGAACTTGAAATTCTTTTTAGGAGAGGAACTCGGCCTGAACGTTCGTCCTCCGTATTGCGTCTCGCCACTTTAAGAAGCAACTGAGATAATGACCCAATTAGGTGTCATTTACACGTGAGTCATGTTGCCAATTTATCCATGTCCGGTAGCTGGGCTTTGAGCCTCGTGGAATATGTGTTATCCAGGTTTGGAATAGAAAGGTGAACCTCGGTGAAGGTTCCAATGGAAGACAATGTTCATTGAAATTGTTCAATTATCTTTATGCGGATAATAGTGATAAGAAGGATCAAAATCCGAGAAGGAAGGTTGACCCTTGACCGATATATCTTTACATGGGCTTCATATGCAACTGATTGTTATTTACTTTTCAGGTGACCCTGTGGAACATATGGAGAGACCTCGCTCGACAGTATGGAGAAGGAAACATGCAGAAACGGATGTAAAACTTGTTTTCCTTGAACTTGTGGTAAGATAAGGTAGTATAAACAAAAATTGTAGAACCCAAATTAAATATTTCAGCAAAATAAATTCGATAAGCGAAATTAAGACTCAAGCTAAAGTTGTTATTAGACCTAAAGATAGGCTTAACTTCTACATTTTCTGTAATTTGCACTAGAAACATATACCAAAGCAAGTAGAGTCTGTGAGTAAAAATTGAATAACCCTAAGGAGACTCTCAAGTTTCTAAAAATGAACTCTAAATTGTGTTATTGAATGGCTTGAACAAGAGGGATCGCTTCGCCACTGTATGGAGTTAAATGGAGCGGACTAAACTAGTTGTAGAACCTAAGTAAATGAATATTTCATTGTCTATGCAACACACAAAATATGTGTCTCGTGTGCATCCATAAAAACTAAAGTTGCCGTTCAAGCTAATGTTGTTATTAGATCTAATAGTTATTGCACCTAAAGATAAACCTAACTTCATCCACATATTCTGTACTTTGATGTAGAAGCAATTATGTTTCTATAAATGAAAATTCTAACCTACACAAAGCTTAAATTCGAATAAAGTTTCTAAAAATAATACTATTGAATGGCTCGAACAAGAGTGGAGGGATTCGCCGCGTGGAGCCAAATGGAGGGGGCAAAACTAGTTTGCCGTGACGTTTAGCTCTCGTTTTCTTCGCCACCTAGTATACGCATCCGGTCGGCTCTGCAACTTTCCTACTTCATTCATCGACGCATTCTGCGGcctttgaaggttgaacatgcaATAAGGAGGCACGGTCGCGCGGCAGCCTGCACAGCAACCTGTTTCAACATAATAATTCCGTCTTGTAATAGAAATATGCTAACTCCATTCAATGAAAGCGGAAACTAACTTATGGACCTCATAAATGAATACTTGTTTTGAACCGTCTTCTTCTTTCCTTTTTGCCTCAGAGAGATCCTTAAATAACTACCAAATTTTTCTTCACAGCAACTCTATTATTATCGGCGTTAATGGTGACTGATGGCAGCTTAGAAAAGACACTTGctggaaattttatattttgtattccgGTTTGAAACAAATATCTTAACAAGTATCAAAACATTTTAAATTCAAAGAACTTAAAAAGCAAACTGATTCATTTTAGCATTCAAGAAAGTACTATAAGTTTAGCAAACTTATTCAAAATAATGAAGAGCATATTCCATCACTACTTAATAAAATTTGCACATGTATTTCTTTGCCAGAAGTTGAACAAAAATTTGATAAGAGAATAAAATATCGTCAGAACCAGAAATCATCGTACAGATTGCCGTGACCCACATACCATAGGACTGCGAATGTGTTAGTTAATGTTTGTACTTCAATTTTATGAAAATCCACAATTCTTACATGACTTGTAGATCCAAATTGACTGCTTAATTTATGATATAGTTAATAAActaaattataaattacaaaGGATCATAGAAAGGTTCGGAATATGTCTTCGATTCAAAGCGTGTATATAGTTCAGATTGCCGTCCTAAGGATGAATGAAAATCAGCCAGCGATAACGCGTTCGCTGAATGAAGTCCACGCCTCCCCTCCCCAAGATTCCCTGAAACACCACGGGAGAAAAACAAGTCGCGCAGGAAGTCGTAATAATAGGAAGTGTGGCATCAATGAAATGGAAAACCACCGATGACTGGAATTACTATCGTCATCCCCGTCTCTACGTCAGCTTTAGGTCAGTAACCGTGACGAAGCTTTCACCAGCTGAGTCTGCACGACCTCAGTTCTAGCGTTAGCAACTTCTTGCAATCAGCATAAAGGAGAGGAGGATCTTTAGAATCTTGTATAATAATCAAGAGAAAATGGAAatgatattataatattaattgtATATCGGGATATTCGGATAAGCTTAAAGGTCCTGTTGCGTTGAAGAACTTTTTGGGGATCTTTAGAAGAAATTTTACTTATTTGCATCTATTTAAAAGGACTACAGCTGGAGAGATTCAGAGAATGATCTTTCCTAATTCTTTTTTAcgaaaatataaacattattgtaTTAATTTAATCATACCTTTCGGTACGgtacaataattcattttttaatataaaaattttgaTAATATAAAACACTCATTTTTTTCTATGTTGTACTTCACATTCACAGTCCTCTAATTTATAATAGCTTTTACAATACTTTTTCCGTAGTCAAATAAACTAATAGCCTTCATAATCCTATACAGGTTGTCTCCCATGTATGGATAATAGGCAGTCAAAATGTTAAGAAAACTCTCAGGCAAGCTCAGAGCTATAAGAGCAACTTTAAGATCATCTAAAATTCCGTTCATCGTGTTCCCAAGACACAGGTATGCACACGTGCGCGACCCTCCCGAGGGGGAGAAGTCTGACGGCGCCTCTAGAGAGCAACGAAAGGTAAAGGGTGGTGGGGGGGATCCTCACAGATGCGGTATCCGCGTAGAAGGGGAAAAATCGTAGGTGTACAGTAAACTAACACACTATATAACAGCATGAACATCCTGAATGGTGGGGAACCGTGAATGATCCATAGAGCTCTTCATCGTTGTGTTGCAGGAGTGTCTGTGAGGATGGAAGGGGATGTAGTGCTGGAAACGTCAAAGAAGGGGATGCCAGAGTAGGGAGAGCAATGGGGTGGGGTAGGGAGCTCTGGCTCGGAAATGGCCGCGGGAAAGTAGAGAGCGTTACGTCGTCGGCGAGCCAGAGTTTTCCCTTGCGAGCCGGCGCTTTGGGCCCCCGATTCGAACCTTCCTGCGATGCTGTGAAGAAACGATCTGGAGGACTCTGTGTCTGGTCAGTCGGTGCACCTCgttgttgggtatagaggatgtcTGGGGCACCACCGAACAATGAGATCCTCCGAGGGGAGGGAAGAGCGAGGGGGGAACTGCATTCCAGAGTGGGCGGTATCCTGGAATGCGATCCCCCCGGTAACAGGAATCTCCCAGCCGACTGTGCCGACGGAAGCGGTGAAACTATAATCTCTGACAACTGTAACGCTGGAGGACCCATCAGGACCATCACTGACGTTGGCCTTTGCCGATATGCCATGGGCACTGCTAATACCGCTATGTCCTTCGTCGAAATTTGTCAGGTAATCTTGACCCACACTTCTGAGCTTAAATAGTCTTTGTAGTTGAATCCTGGGAACTGTGACTGCCACCTAAAATAAGGAGAGTAATGCACTGTTAATCAATAAACCTCCATTATTCCCTTTTCTAGCTCTCCTACATTCTATCTTTCACCACCTAAAGTAAGGAGAGCAAAGTACTGTTAATCAATGAAGCTTCATTACTCCCACTTCTTTCTCTCTTACAGTCTCTCTTCATTGCTTTCAGATTCGCCTGCAACACCTCTTCCCTCAACTAGTCTCCACCTCCCAGCGGTACAGCCTCTGCGATGCTTCCATAGAACTCACAGCAGAATGCCTGGCTAATGATGTGATCCGATATCTCTTAAAAGAAGACATTTATCTCATATCCAGAGACCCAGTCTCCCGTAGTATGAGGCACAATGTGTACCAGATGCTCAACAAACACAGTATCCTCTTCGCCAGTATGGTGAACCGGTTGAACGTTGTGCCTGATACAGCATATGAATCCTTCATGGGAGTTGCAGATGAACTCTTCTTGCATGGTGGGATCACATGGGCCAGGATCGTATGTCTCTATGCCTTTATGGGCAGACTTGCTTTGTGGGCTAGAGACAGAAGAATGCACACCTTGAAGAAGAAACTACCACTATATGTCTCTAGATTTATTGGAGAGAAGATTGCACACTTTATTAAAGGATATGGAGGATGGGTATGCATTGTAGTAATTTTCCTTGTTTTCTGCAGTGTTTATTTCTTATGCTAATGTGCTTGCGATTTCTCAGGATCAGCTGTGTATAGAGTACCCTGTAGCGGAGGAGATCAGTGGAGCCATATGGAGGAGTCTTTTGATGACGGGTGCTACTCTTGGTTTGGTTGCAACAATTTTAACTGTAACTTCCTGATATACCCTTGTCGATGAAGTACaggatgcgttttatatgaaacCTTTCAGCGTACTTATGTTTTATCAGAACGCGATCAAACAGCATTTCCGAGAATTTATACGGCGTTTTTATATTGGCACTGAAAATGGAATCACATGAAACTTCAATCTCACTCTTCCAGTGTGGAGAATATCTTTGTACCAGTGTCATTTCGTTAAGGAATATTCTACTTTTTTTATGTAACTTGAAGGATGCAAGTTTCCTACTATATTTTGCAATAATGCTGGACTAGTTAATTCAGTGaaaagaaatattatttaatgttAATCTAGATACTTTATCAAAATAATTTTATGTAATactcaaaattgatgtttccaGATATTTATATCAAATGCGTCTCAAAATTCTGTTGAATTTAGGTAGAAGCAatctaaatatatttatttataatttattctaggtagaaataaataataaatttccttgTCAAAGACCATTGTAATGAATACTTAGAATCTATGAAAAGCGGTTGATGTAACAGTGCTCATTGAATATACAATAATGTCTTCAAGTAGCAGTGACTATTATATGTGGTAGCTTCTATATGTGAAAAATTTTATGCAAGTATTTGGACATAATAAACATTTCTACAAAATATCGGTTGTCTTAGTTGTATCAGTTATTCTATATACCTATAAAAAAAAGAACATTTCTAACATAATATAATAGCATATTTATATGTCATGGATCATATACTTTACAGtattaatatatgtatgtacatagatTTTTTCGAGTCTCAAAGCTGAAATTTTGGCAAATGAAAGAACCTAGATTAAATTCAAGTAGCTGATTCT carries:
- the LOC143184455 gene encoding uncharacterized protein LOC143184455, yielding MSGAPPNNEILRGEGRARGELHSRVGGILECDPPGNRNLPADCADGSGETIISDNCNAGGPIRTITDVGLCRYAMGTANTAMSFVEICQIRLQHLFPQLVSTSQRYSLCDASIELTAECLANDVIRYLLKEDIYLISRDPVSRSMRHNVYQMLNKHSILFASMVNRLNVVPDTAYESFMGVADELFLHGGITWARIVCLYAFMGRLALWARDRRMHTLKKKLPLYVSRFIGEKIAHFIKGYGGWDQLCIEYPVAEEISGAIWRSLLMTGATLGLVATILTVTS